One Chromatiaceae bacterium genomic region harbors:
- a CDS encoding response regulator, which yields MKLRGAILLFLLVFGLTPLLTAAAINLPLVLDRVALFYQKAYLQNLRADFRDLDQHLASRHEMIRLLTKLPEPGLILGEQGNEEEIDLARARYTGWINQILGEQRDIVQILFLDAEGQERFWLGRDAKTQEWQPTVRLPDHPSEELEAAGLVLPPGEVLVSRIRIEPDAGGDNPRQLMRLSLLSAIAKDPQSPPDGLVVMTIDVGGLAQFYRDTFWVTDTGRYLRPGQPWRDEDLAFADFPGLEEIFTQHMPVLWRGERGTQVFWVPMFVTEDARPLWVGRPVDPSPLDSFRNALVLRVGLVILVLVMAVLIMAGWITRRLELMGRELTTGVDRVVRSGEGVHFAWQGPQEVRDFGDQLTALAKTHVEYLRSARAHTLELERSNRYKSEFLANISHELRTPLNSILLLSKMLADDKAGLAIPQQRQARVINAAGRDLLALIDNILDISRIEAGKVILNPEWVDPRQMTEEVLELVAPQFADKGLTLRLDVRTAVTPRIYSDPAKIRQILKNFLANAVKFTEKGGATVTLDRASQGDLLLSVTDTGIGIPADKHALIFEAFQQADGSTRRRFGGTGLGLTISRELAQRLGGSIRVTSQEGRGASFTLRLPVELDPGSLEEAPAEGEADAPPSLPPRIEEQPDVATKGGDYVGRWVLLVDSDAASLVAETRMLESFGLRIQMAADAEEAREALREEAGCALVLLAEMVSLANTCDTIKAIRQDAPAGTLPLVIIGRFGEAQARDSYLDAGAQDFVAKPMTRSRLGVVLAANLGAGEQLSKQETA from the coding sequence GTGAAACTTCGTGGCGCCATCCTGCTGTTCCTCCTGGTTTTCGGGCTGACCCCCCTGCTCACGGCGGCGGCCATCAACCTGCCGCTGGTTCTTGACCGGGTGGCCCTGTTTTACCAGAAGGCCTACCTGCAAAATCTGCGGGCGGACTTCCGGGATCTGGATCAGCACTTGGCCAGCCGGCACGAGATGATCCGTCTCCTGACCAAGCTGCCGGAGCCGGGGCTCATCCTCGGAGAGCAGGGCAACGAGGAGGAGATCGACCTGGCCAGGGCTCGCTATACGGGCTGGATCAATCAGATCCTGGGTGAGCAGCGGGATATCGTGCAGATCCTCTTTCTCGACGCCGAGGGTCAGGAGCGCTTCTGGCTGGGGCGTGACGCCAAGACTCAGGAATGGCAGCCGACGGTCCGGCTCCCGGACCATCCCAGTGAGGAACTGGAGGCGGCGGGCCTGGTCCTTCCGCCGGGCGAGGTGCTGGTCAGCCGGATCCGCATCGAGCCGGATGCCGGTGGCGACAATCCCCGGCAACTCATGCGCCTGAGCCTGCTAAGCGCCATCGCCAAGGACCCCCAATCCCCGCCGGATGGACTGGTAGTCATGACCATCGACGTGGGCGGCCTGGCCCAATTCTATCGGGATACCTTTTGGGTCACCGACACGGGACGCTATCTGCGCCCCGGCCAACCCTGGCGCGACGAGGACCTGGCCTTCGCCGATTTTCCGGGCCTGGAGGAGATTTTTACCCAGCATATGCCCGTGCTCTGGCGCGGCGAACGGGGTACCCAGGTCTTCTGGGTGCCCATGTTTGTCACCGAGGATGCCCGGCCGCTGTGGGTAGGCCGGCCGGTGGATCCCTCGCCCCTCGACAGCTTTCGCAACGCCCTGGTCCTGCGGGTTGGCCTCGTCATCCTGGTCCTGGTGATGGCGGTACTCATCATGGCCGGCTGGATTACCCGCCGCCTGGAGTTGATGGGTCGGGAACTGACCACGGGGGTGGATCGCGTGGTGCGTTCGGGCGAGGGGGTTCACTTCGCCTGGCAGGGGCCACAGGAGGTGCGGGACTTTGGCGACCAGCTCACGGCCCTGGCCAAGACTCATGTCGAGTATCTGCGGAGTGCCCGCGCCCATACCCTGGAACTGGAACGTTCGAACCGATACAAATCGGAGTTCCTGGCCAATATCAGCCACGAACTGCGCACCCCACTGAATTCCATCCTGCTCCTGTCCAAGATGCTTGCGGACGACAAGGCGGGGCTTGCCATTCCCCAGCAGCGCCAGGCACGGGTCATTAACGCCGCCGGGCGTGACTTGCTCGCCCTGATCGATAATATTCTGGATATTTCGCGCATCGAGGCCGGTAAGGTGATCCTCAACCCGGAGTGGGTCGATCCGCGCCAGATGACCGAGGAAGTGCTGGAACTGGTTGCGCCCCAATTCGCCGACAAGGGGCTCACCCTGCGCCTGGACGTAAGAACAGCGGTCACGCCGCGTATCTACAGCGATCCCGCCAAGATCCGCCAGATCCTCAAGAATTTTCTCGCCAACGCCGTCAAGTTTACCGAGAAGGGTGGGGCCACCGTCACCCTCGACCGGGCGAGCCAGGGTGATCTGCTCTTGAGCGTGACCGATACGGGCATCGGCATCCCCGCCGACAAGCATGCCCTCATCTTCGAGGCCTTTCAGCAGGCCGATGGCTCCACCCGGCGCCGCTTCGGTGGCACCGGCCTGGGCCTGACCATCAGCCGCGAACTGGCCCAGCGTCTCGGGGGGAGCATTCGTGTCACGAGTCAGGAGGGGCGCGGCGCCAGCTTCACCCTGCGTCTGCCGGTCGAGTTGGATCCGGGATCCCTGGAGGAGGCGCCTGCCGAGGGCGAAGCGGACGCCCCACCCAGCCTGCCGCCCCGGATCGAAGAGCAGCCAGATGTCGCTACCAAGGGCGGCGATTACGTGGGGCGTTGGGTGCTACTGGTGGATAGCGACGCTGCCAGTCTGGTGGCGGAGACGCGGATGCTGGAGTCCTTCGGTTTGCGCATCCAGATGGCGGCGGACGCCGAGGAGGCCCGGGAAGCCCTGCGCGAGGAGGCCGGCTGCGCCCTTGTCCTTTTGGCCGAAATGGTGTCTCTGGCCAATACCTGTGATACGATTAAGGCTATTCGCCAGGATGCCCCTGCGGGAACCCTCCCGCTCGTTATCATCGGTCGATTCGGAGAGGCGCAAGCCCGCGACAGCTATCTTGATGCCGGCGCCCAGGATTTTGTCGCCAAACCCATGACGCGATCCAGGCTAGGGGTGGTCCTCGCGGCCAACCTGGGCGCCGGAGAACAGTTGAGCAAGCAAGAGACGGCATGA
- a CDS encoding response regulator — protein MNRYSGFKLLIVDDHAHNLFTLRTLIEAHMDVTLLEATSGQQAIDLTLHHPDIDLIILDVQMPDMDGFQTAALLKMRKRTRDIPIIFLTAAFKSEEFQQRGYAIGAVDYLLKPIEDNQFINKISTYFRLIEKERALNQVLERQVAERTAELAQAKQYLENIIAYMGEALLILNPQGEIKSANPAACRMLGYRESDLRGMSIGDVFEEEGDEVAGAFMGLWLEALIRAGALSKIDARFIASDGRRVPILFSRTAVRDPDGGIADIICIAKDMTGYVRVDQDREDAAQTAQEPL, from the coding sequence ATGAACCGCTATTCCGGCTTCAAACTCCTCATCGTTGATGATCATGCCCACAATCTTTTTACCTTGCGGACATTGATCGAGGCACACATGGATGTGACCCTCCTCGAGGCCACCTCCGGACAGCAGGCCATCGACCTGACGCTGCATCACCCGGACATAGATCTCATCATCTTGGATGTGCAGATGCCGGATATGGACGGCTTTCAGACCGCCGCTCTGCTGAAGATGCGCAAGCGCACCCGCGATATCCCCATCATCTTCCTCACCGCCGCCTTTAAGTCCGAGGAGTTCCAGCAGCGCGGCTATGCCATCGGGGCCGTCGATTATCTGCTTAAGCCCATCGAGGACAACCAGTTCATCAATAAGATCAGCACCTACTTCCGGCTGATCGAGAAGGAGCGGGCCCTGAACCAGGTGCTGGAGCGCCAGGTCGCCGAGCGCACCGCCGAACTGGCTCAGGCCAAGCAGTACCTGGAGAATATCATTGCCTATATGGGCGAGGCCCTTCTGATCCTGAACCCCCAGGGGGAGATCAAGTCCGCCAATCCCGCCGCCTGTCGGATGCTCGGTTACCGGGAATCGGACTTACGAGGCATGTCCATTGGCGACGTCTTCGAGGAGGAGGGCGACGAAGTGGCCGGCGCCTTCATGGGTCTCTGGTTGGAGGCCTTGATCCGCGCGGGGGCCTTAAGCAAGATCGATGCCCGCTTCATCGCTAGCGACGGTCGCCGCGTGCCCATTCTCTTTTCCCGCACCGCTGTTCGTGACCCGGACGGTGGTATCGCCGATATCATCTGCATCGCCAAGGACATGACGGGCTATGTTCGTGTCGATCAGGATAGGGAAGACGCGGCTCAGACCGCTCAAGAACCCCTTTAG
- a CDS encoding helix-turn-helix transcriptional regulator, whose amino-acid sequence MTEPDRNTLPEDEETSLTANALKAMAHPLRWKIICSLGDRELSVGEIVERTGTSQSNISQHLEQLRNKNIVVARKEANRIFYRIRNPQLLDLIGIMRDVLCPANLDDRYLR is encoded by the coding sequence ATGACCGAGCCAGACCGCAATACCCTGCCGGAAGATGAAGAGACTTCCCTGACCGCTAACGCCCTCAAGGCCATGGCCCATCCCCTGCGGTGGAAGATCATCTGTTCCCTGGGCGACCGGGAGCTATCCGTGGGCGAGATCGTCGAACGGACCGGCACCTCCCAGAGCAATATCTCCCAGCACTTGGAGCAGTTGCGCAACAAGAACATCGTCGTGGCCCGCAAGGAGGCCAACCGCATCTTTTACCGCATCCGCAACCCTCAGCTACTGGATCTGATCGGTATCATGCGCGACGTGCTCTGCCCGGCGAATCTGGACGACCGTTATCTACGTTAG
- a CDS encoding biliverdin-producing heme oxygenase yields MNTPAIPGVMVRLKQSTAPLHDTLEDLPAMRRLVDPELTRGDYQELLRRFHRANVACEQHLLGRAPVWEDRGYDWSSRLVKTTWLEADLRHLDPAFQPTPFIADPGFAPYAGEGLARVAGCLYVLEGSTLGSRLIVRLLDQAHRRPAAGANRFFQGYGPATGERWSSLGRDLEASLGGDEAALEQAIRAAGWTYQFLGKILADP; encoded by the coding sequence ATGAACACCCCTGCCATCCCCGGCGTCATGGTCCGCCTGAAACAGTCCACGGCGCCCCTGCACGACACCCTAGAGGATTTGCCGGCGATGCGACGCCTGGTTGATCCGGAATTGACGCGTGGGGACTATCAAGAGTTACTCCGGCGCTTTCACCGGGCCAATGTGGCCTGCGAGCAGCACCTGCTGGGGCGCGCCCCGGTCTGGGAAGACCGGGGTTACGACTGGTCCAGCCGCCTCGTCAAGACCACCTGGCTCGAGGCCGACCTCCGGCACCTCGACCCCGCCTTCCAGCCAACGCCATTCATAGCCGACCCCGGATTCGCGCCCTATGCGGGCGAGGGCCTGGCCCGGGTCGCCGGCTGCCTCTATGTCCTGGAGGGCTCGACCCTGGGGTCGCGGTTGATCGTCAGACTTCTCGACCAGGCCCACCGGCGGCCAGCGGCCGGGGCCAATCGCTTCTTCCAAGGCTATGGCCCCGCAACCGGCGAGCGCTGGTCCAGCCTGGGTCGTGACCTGGAGGCCAGCCTGGGCGGGGACGAAGCGGCCCTGGAGCAGGCCATAAGGGCCGCGGGCTGGACCTACCAATTCCTGGGGAAGATCCTCGCCGACCCCTAA
- a CDS encoding PhnD/SsuA/transferrin family substrate-binding protein: protein MAKDSPLKSLEDLAGRELVFSAPGAFAASLLTRAELEGRGIPFQARFVSSHDSVYLNVAKGHYAAGGGIRRTLEALSPEP, encoded by the coding sequence GTGGCCAAGGACTCCCCTCTGAAGTCCCTGGAAGACCTGGCGGGCCGGGAACTGGTCTTTTCGGCGCCGGGGGCCTTCGCCGCCAGCCTGCTGACCCGGGCCGAGCTGGAAGGGCGCGGCATCCCCTTCCAGGCCCGCTTCGTCTCCTCCCATGATTCCGTCTATCTGAACGTCGCCAAGGGCCACTATGCCGCCGGCGGTGGCATCCGCCGTACCCTGGAGGCCCTGAGCCCTGAGCCCTGA
- the polA gene encoding DNA polymerase I: MEPPYPLVLVDASSYLFRAYHALPKLNNSKGEATGALIGVLNMLRKLREDYRPEFMAVIFDAPGKTFRDDLFPAYKGHRPAMPDDLREQIEPLHAIIQAMGLPLLRVPEVEADDVIGTLATRAAAQGLTTLISTGDKDLAQLVGDHVTLINTMSDERLDRQGVIDKFGVPPERIVDYLTLVGDSVDNIPGVPNCGPKTAVKWLQEFGDLEGVMAHAAQVKGKVGENLRQSLDRLPLSRSLTQIKLDLELGLEFADLKPTAQDPEALRAWYRRIESRRLLESLDGKEGARGAPAEATAAGPAGAAIQVDPAAAYEILLDPARLDVWLTRLEAAKGFVIDTETTSLDYIQARIVGLSFAVEAGAAVYVPLAHTYVGAPPQLDREEVLARLKPLLEDPARPKVGQNLKYDMSVLANHGIGLQGIAHDTMLESYVLDSTASRHDMDSLALKYLGHKTIHFEDIAGKGAKQLGFDQVPLETAGPYAAEDAEVTLRLHQAFWPRLEQQPGLARLYQEIEIPLVPVLSRLERQGVRIDRDRLAAQSRDLTGRIAALEEAAYRVAGRPFNLGSPKQIGEIFFTEQGLPVVEKTPKGAPSTSESVLQQLADAGHELPRIILEHRGLAKLKSTYTDKLPQMVSPVTGRVHTSYHQAVAATGRLSSSDPNLQNIPIRSEDGRRIRLAFIADPGCKLVAADYSQIELRIMAHLSGDERLLAAFAAGLDIHSATAAEVWGLAPDQVGVDQRRAAKAINFGLIYGMSAFGLARQLGIERGEAQAYVDRYFQRYTGVKDFMDRTRLQARRDKYVETLFGRRLYLPDIDHSNQGRRAGSERTAINAPLQGTAADIIKRAMIAADSWIQTEHPSVRMIMQVHDELVFEVEEAAVPAASEHIRAAMESAADLAVPLLVQIGVGDNWEEAH, translated from the coding sequence ATGGAACCCCCCTACCCCCTGGTCCTCGTTGACGCCTCTTCCTACCTCTTCCGCGCCTATCACGCCCTGCCCAAGCTGAACAACTCCAAGGGCGAGGCCACGGGCGCCCTGATCGGGGTGCTCAACATGCTGCGCAAGCTGCGGGAGGACTACCGGCCCGAGTTCATGGCCGTGATCTTCGACGCCCCCGGCAAGACCTTTCGCGACGACCTCTTTCCCGCCTACAAGGGCCATCGTCCCGCCATGCCGGATGACCTGCGGGAACAGATCGAGCCTCTTCACGCCATCATTCAGGCCATGGGCCTGCCCCTGCTGAGGGTACCGGAGGTGGAGGCGGACGATGTCATCGGTACCCTGGCGACCCGCGCCGCCGCCCAGGGGCTGACGACCCTGATCTCGACCGGCGACAAGGATCTGGCACAACTGGTTGGCGACCATGTCACCCTCATCAACACCATGAGCGACGAGCGCCTGGATCGCCAGGGCGTCATCGACAAGTTCGGCGTGCCGCCGGAGCGCATCGTCGATTATCTGACCCTGGTCGGCGACAGTGTGGACAACATCCCCGGCGTCCCCAACTGTGGCCCCAAGACCGCCGTCAAGTGGCTCCAGGAATTCGGCGATCTGGAGGGGGTCATGGCCCACGCCGCCCAGGTCAAGGGCAAGGTGGGTGAAAACCTGCGCCAGAGCCTGGACCGGCTCCCCCTGTCGCGCTCTCTGACCCAAATCAAGCTCGATCTGGAGCTGGGTTTGGAATTCGCGGACCTCAAGCCCACCGCCCAGGACCCGGAGGCCCTGAGGGCCTGGTATCGCCGCATCGAGTCGCGCCGGCTGCTGGAGAGCCTGGACGGGAAGGAGGGGGCCCGGGGCGCGCCAGCGGAGGCGACGGCGGCCGGCCCGGCGGGGGCCGCCATCCAGGTCGACCCGGCTGCCGCCTACGAAATCCTCCTCGACCCGGCGCGCCTCGATGTCTGGCTGACCCGTCTGGAAGCGGCCAAAGGCTTCGTCATCGACACCGAGACCACCAGCCTGGACTATATCCAGGCCCGCATCGTCGGCCTCTCCTTCGCGGTGGAGGCGGGGGCGGCGGTCTATGTCCCGCTCGCCCACACCTATGTCGGCGCTCCGCCCCAACTCGACCGGGAGGAGGTGCTGGCGCGGCTCAAGCCCCTGCTGGAGGACCCGGCGCGGCCCAAGGTCGGCCAGAATCTCAAGTACGACATGAGCGTGCTCGCCAACCATGGCATCGGGCTCCAGGGTATCGCCCACGACACCATGCTGGAGTCCTATGTCCTCGATAGCACCGCCAGCCGCCATGATATGGATTCCCTGGCCCTCAAGTACCTGGGCCACAAGACCATCCATTTCGAGGACATCGCCGGCAAGGGGGCCAAGCAACTCGGTTTCGATCAGGTCCCCCTGGAAACCGCCGGCCCCTATGCCGCCGAGGATGCCGAGGTCACCCTGCGTCTCCACCAGGCCTTCTGGCCCCGGCTAGAGCAGCAACCCGGTCTCGCCCGTCTTTACCAGGAGATCGAAATCCCCCTGGTGCCGGTCCTCTCGCGCCTGGAACGCCAGGGGGTGCGCATCGACCGCGATCGCCTGGCCGCCCAGAGCCGCGACCTGACTGGGCGCATCGCCGCCCTGGAGGAAGCCGCCTATCGCGTCGCCGGGCGCCCCTTCAACCTGGGCTCGCCCAAGCAGATCGGCGAGATTTTCTTCACCGAGCAGGGCCTGCCGGTGGTGGAGAAGACCCCCAAGGGGGCCCCCTCCACCTCCGAATCCGTGCTGCAGCAACTGGCCGACGCCGGCCACGAACTGCCCCGGATCATTCTGGAGCATCGCGGCCTCGCCAAGCTCAAATCGACCTACACCGACAAGCTGCCCCAGATGGTCAGCCCGGTCACGGGGCGGGTGCATACCTCCTACCATCAGGCGGTGGCCGCCACCGGTCGCCTCTCGTCCTCGGACCCCAATCTGCAGAACATCCCCATCCGCAGCGAGGACGGCCGGCGCATCCGTCTGGCCTTCATCGCCGATCCGGGCTGCAAGCTGGTCGCCGCCGATTATTCCCAGATCGAACTGCGCATCATGGCCCACCTCTCCGGGGACGAGCGCCTGCTGGCCGCCTTTGCCGCCGGTCTGGACATCCATAGCGCCACCGCCGCCGAGGTCTGGGGCCTGGCCCCGGACCAGGTCGGCGTCGACCAGCGCCGTGCCGCCAAGGCCATCAATTTCGGGCTCATCTATGGCATGTCGGCCTTCGGCCTGGCGCGGCAACTGGGTATAGAGCGCGGCGAGGCCCAGGCCTACGTGGACCGCTATTTCCAGCGCTACACCGGGGTGAAGGACTTTATGGACCGCACCCGCCTGCAGGCGCGTCGGGACAAATACGTCGAGACCCTGTTCGGGCGGCGCCTCTACCTGCCGGACATCGACCACTCCAACCAGGGACGCCGCGCCGGTTCCGAGCGCACCGCCATCAATGCCCCCCTGCAGGGTACGGCCGCCGACATCATCAAGCGGGCCATGATCGCCGCCGATAGCTGGATTCAGACCGAGCACCCCTCGGTGCGCATGATCATGCAGGTCCATGATGAGTTGGTCTTTGAGGTCGAAGAGGCGGCGGTCCCGGCGGCCTCGGAGCACATCCGTGCCGCCATGGAGTCCGCCGCCGATCTGGCTGTTCCTCTTCTGGTGCAGATCGGCGTCGGCGACAATTGGGAGGAGGCACATTGA
- the argE gene encoding acetylornithine deacetylase produces MHHQPPKLRAMLNDLIALPTVSSVKPELNMGNRHLVDRLGEWLLGAGFRVEVMELPNQPGKANLIATLGTGPGGLVLSGHTDTVPYDAGRWRRDPFEITEEDGRLYGLGTSDMKSFLALALEAARGLTAKDMQWPLTILATADEESSMSGARALVQAGRPLGRYAVIGEPTSLRPVRLHKGVMNEAVRLIGQPGHASDPALGNSALEGMHEVMGEILAWRRELQERHRHPAFAVPVPTINLGHIHGGDNPNRICGDCELLLDLRVLPGLNVEELRAQLAARVARVAERRGLGWEVAPLFEAIPPAETPAASAIVQASEALTGHAAEAVGFGTEAPFLNRLGLETVILGPGNLAQAHQPDEYLETARIPPTLDLLRALIRRFCIEG; encoded by the coding sequence ATGCATCACCAACCGCCTAAACTCCGCGCCATGCTCAATGACCTGATTGCCTTGCCCACGGTGAGCAGCGTCAAGCCGGAACTGAACATGGGCAACCGGCACCTGGTTGATCGCCTAGGGGAATGGCTGCTGGGGGCCGGCTTCCGGGTGGAGGTCATGGAACTACCCAATCAGCCGGGCAAGGCCAATCTGATCGCGACCCTGGGCACCGGGCCCGGGGGGTTGGTCCTGTCCGGGCACACCGATACGGTCCCCTATGATGCCGGGCGCTGGCGGCGCGACCCCTTCGAAATCACGGAAGAGGACGGCCGGCTCTACGGCCTGGGCACCAGCGACATGAAGTCCTTTCTGGCCCTAGCGCTGGAGGCGGCGCGGGGATTGACCGCTAAGGATATGCAGTGGCCCCTGACTATTCTGGCGACGGCGGACGAGGAGTCCTCCATGAGCGGGGCCCGGGCACTGGTCCAGGCGGGCCGGCCCCTGGGGCGCTATGCCGTGATCGGCGAGCCGACCTCCCTCCGGCCGGTGCGGTTGCATAAGGGGGTGATGAACGAGGCCGTGCGTCTGATCGGCCAGCCAGGGCACGCCAGTGACCCGGCCCTGGGTAATTCGGCCCTAGAGGGGATGCATGAGGTCATGGGGGAGATCCTGGCCTGGCGTCGGGAGTTGCAGGAGCGGCATCGCCATCCCGCCTTCGCGGTGCCGGTGCCGACCATTAACCTGGGCCATATCCACGGTGGCGACAACCCCAACCGAATCTGCGGCGATTGCGAGCTGCTGCTGGACCTGCGGGTCCTGCCGGGGCTGAACGTAGAGGAGTTACGCGCCCAACTTGCCGCGCGAGTCGCCCGGGTGGCGGAGCGACGCGGCCTGGGCTGGGAGGTGGCGCCCCTGTTTGAAGCCATACCGCCGGCGGAGACCCCCGCCGCCTCCGCCATCGTCCAGGCCAGCGAAGCTCTGACCGGCCATGCTGCCGAGGCCGTGGGCTTCGGCACCGAGGCGCCCTTTTTGAATCGGCTTGGTCTGGAGACCGTCATCCTGGGTCCCGGCAACCTGGCTCAGGCCCATCAGCCGGACGAATACCTGGAGACGGCGCGCATACCGCCGACCCTGGACCTGCTGCGCGCCCTCATCCGCCGCTTCTGCATCGAAGGCTGA
- a CDS encoding DUF2782 domain-containing protein, with product MKRILTATLLGAASLAAWAQSETQLAAPELPPAGYPGESVQPDVTILETDRGTVYEYRIKGQLYMVRIQPQIGPPYYLIDTNGDGTLDVQQDRVWNNAVPQWILYSW from the coding sequence ATGAAACGGATCCTGACCGCGACCCTCCTGGGCGCCGCCTCCCTGGCGGCCTGGGCCCAGTCCGAAACCCAACTCGCAGCCCCGGAGTTGCCCCCTGCGGGCTACCCCGGCGAATCGGTACAGCCGGACGTCACCATTCTGGAGACGGATCGCGGCACCGTCTACGAGTACCGCATCAAGGGCCAACTCTACATGGTGCGCATCCAGCCCCAGATCGGCCCACCCTACTATTTGATCGACACCAATGGCGATGGGACCCTGGACGTACAGCAGGACCGGGTCTGGAACAACGCCGTTCCCCAATGGATTCTCTATAGCTGGTAG
- a CDS encoding UvrD-helicase domain-containing protein, whose protein sequence is MKDLNPRQLEAVRYVGGPLLVLAGAGSGKTRVIARKIAYLVGECGLAPRHIAAVTFTNKAAREMKARVASALKGREGRGLTISTFHTLGLDILRRDHARAELRRGFSLFDPQDAEAIIKEHLRGRRQDDALTPAAVQSRISAWKNSLVEPAEALSHAEDDFEADLARLYADYQRSLHAYNAVDFDDLIRLPARLFAAQPDLLETWQSRLRYLLVDEYQDTNGAQYELVRRLVGPRGALTVVGDDDQSIYAWRGARPENLARLKEDFPTLKVVMLEQNYRSSGRILGLANALIAHNTHLFEKRLWCAHGEGERPRVITCRDEAHEAERVVSEILHRRFADQANFGDFAILYRGNHQARLFEQALREHDIPYFLSGGTSFFARAEIKDVMAYMRLLANPEDDAAFLRIVNTPRREIGPNTLEKLAGYARERGVPLLRACGELGLGQRLERRPRERLEQFAAWLDTHARHAASEPVAAVRALVEGMNYAAWLKENASSLPVAERRLENVHDLLNWLDALGKGENEGKSLQDRVGHLSLMDVLQRQEEEEGGDRVALMTLHAAKGLEFPHVMLVGMEEELLPHRVSIEDDSIEEERRLAYVGITRAREHLTFTLAKRRKRFGEMVQVQPSRFLEELPESGLDWDTRRVDNAEENRARGTAHLAGLKGLLGTT, encoded by the coding sequence ATGAAAGACCTCAATCCCCGACAGCTCGAAGCCGTGCGCTATGTGGGCGGCCCCCTGCTCGTGCTCGCTGGCGCCGGATCGGGCAAAACCCGCGTCATTGCCCGCAAGATCGCCTACCTCGTCGGCGAATGCGGCCTGGCGCCGCGCCATATCGCCGCCGTCACCTTCACGAACAAGGCGGCACGCGAGATGAAGGCGCGGGTTGCGAGCGCCCTCAAAGGCCGGGAGGGCCGGGGCCTCACCATCTCTACCTTCCACACCCTGGGACTCGACATCCTGCGCCGCGACCATGCCCGCGCCGAGCTGCGACGCGGCTTTTCCCTCTTCGACCCCCAGGACGCCGAGGCCATCATCAAGGAGCACCTGCGGGGCCGGCGTCAGGATGACGCCCTGACCCCCGCCGCCGTCCAGTCCCGTATCTCGGCCTGGAAGAATTCACTCGTCGAGCCCGCCGAGGCCCTCAGCCACGCCGAGGATGACTTCGAGGCCGACCTCGCCCGCCTCTACGCCGACTACCAGCGCAGCCTGCACGCCTACAATGCCGTCGATTTCGACGACCTCATCCGTCTGCCGGCACGCCTCTTCGCCGCCCAGCCCGACCTGCTGGAGACCTGGCAGTCGCGCCTGCGCTACCTGCTGGTGGACGAGTATCAGGATACCAACGGCGCCCAATACGAACTGGTTCGGCGCCTGGTCGGTCCCCGGGGCGCTCTGACCGTGGTCGGTGACGACGACCAGTCGATCTACGCCTGGCGCGGTGCCCGGCCCGAAAACCTCGCCCGGCTCAAAGAGGATTTTCCGACCCTCAAGGTCGTGATGCTGGAGCAGAATTACCGCTCCAGCGGGCGCATCCTGGGCCTCGCCAATGCCCTCATCGCCCATAACACCCACCTCTTCGAGAAACGCCTCTGGTGTGCTCATGGCGAAGGGGAGCGCCCCCGGGTCATCACCTGTCGCGACGAGGCCCACGAAGCCGAGCGGGTGGTCTCGGAGATCCTGCACCGGCGCTTCGCCGACCAGGCCAATTTCGGCGACTTCGCCATCCTCTATCGCGGCAACCACCAGGCGCGGCTCTTCGAGCAGGCCCTGCGCGAACACGACATCCCCTACTTTCTCAGCGGCGGCACCTCCTTCTTCGCCCGGGCCGAGATCAAGGACGTCATGGCCTACATGCGTCTCCTCGCCAACCCCGAGGATGACGCCGCCTTTCTGCGCATCGTCAACACCCCGCGCCGGGAGATCGGGCCCAACACCCTGGAGAAGCTGGCGGGCTATGCCCGGGAGCGGGGCGTACCCCTGCTGCGCGCCTGCGGCGAACTGGGGCTGGGTCAGCGCCTGGAGCGGCGACCTCGCGAGCGTCTGGAGCAATTCGCCGCCTGGCTCGACACCCATGCCCGCCACGCCGCCAGCGAGCCGGTGGCCGCCGTCCGCGCCCTGGTGGAGGGTATGAACTACGCCGCCTGGCTGAAGGAGAATGCCTCCAGCCTGCCGGTCGCCGAACGGCGTTTGGAGAATGTCCACGACCTGCTCAACTGGCTCGATGCCCTCGGCAAGGGTGAAAATGAGGGTAAGTCCCTGCAGGATCGCGTTGGCCACCTGTCCCTCATGGACGTGCTGCAACGCCAGGAGGAAGAAGAGGGTGGCGACCGCGTCGCCCTCATGACCCTCCACGCCGCCAAGGGGCTGGAGTTTCCGCACGTCATGCTGGTCGGCATGGAGGAGGAACTGCTGCCGCATCGCGTCAGCATCGAGGACGACAGCATCGAGGAGGAGCGGCGCCTCGCCTATGTCGGCATCACCCGTGCCCGCGAGCACCTGACCTTTACCCTGGCCAAGCGCCGCAAGCGCTTCGGCGAAATGGTCCAGGTCCAGCCCAGCCGCTTTCTGGAGGAATTACCCGAGAGCGGCCTGGATTGGGATACCCGCCGGGTGGACAACGCCGAGGAAAACCGCGCCCGCGGCACCGCCCATCTGGCCGGCCTGAAAGGCCTGCTGGGGACGACTTGA